One Candidatus Eisenbacteria bacterium DNA window includes the following coding sequences:
- a CDS encoding alpha/beta fold hydrolase has protein sequence MHRSSSYLARVVIAGLIAGGMSFPEAALAAKASKAPRSADPLPRRAFLGTQVAPLSAETRARQKLADSSGVEIVRVIPGSSAEAAKLRAGDVVVSIDRTPVGRPQDFVRTVGSKKGKPAIELVLWRDGSRRTQRVPLRPMPREESPDYEVEYASVESSGGRLRLLWTRPRGEAARRPALFLIQGVGTFSVENVPATTGGYAAIIDDFTRRGYVTLRVDKPGCGDSEGGPLQDVDFDTQLDGFRQALRTLRSDPRVDPDRILIFGHSMGGVWGPLLATEMPVHGIAVYGTLSRTWLEYLLENDRRQTALAGISPGAVDSSVAILADAHYWMSRKGLTPDQAIEKDPSLEAWVDSTLTQGTYFAGLHYRFLHQISAKSLGAAWSAFPGHALALWGRGDFVSSEADHRLIASLVNQSNPGRGEFRVLETSDHGFYRSASERESWERQGRPGEFNPEIVAVLKEWSDRIASPSVN, from the coding sequence ATGCACCGGTCGTCCTCGTACCTCGCCCGCGTCGTCATCGCAGGACTCATCGCAGGGGGGATGTCCTTCCCCGAGGCGGCTCTCGCCGCCAAGGCATCCAAGGCGCCCCGCTCGGCCGATCCGCTCCCGCGCCGCGCCTTCCTCGGCACGCAAGTCGCGCCCCTCTCCGCCGAGACGCGAGCGCGCCAGAAGCTCGCGGACTCCAGCGGCGTCGAGATCGTCCGGGTGATCCCCGGCTCCAGCGCGGAGGCCGCGAAGCTTCGCGCCGGCGACGTCGTCGTGTCCATCGACCGGACCCCGGTGGGGAGGCCCCAGGACTTCGTGCGGACGGTGGGGAGCAAGAAGGGAAAGCCCGCGATCGAGCTCGTCCTCTGGCGCGACGGTTCCCGGCGCACGCAGCGCGTGCCGCTCCGGCCGATGCCCCGGGAGGAGTCGCCCGACTACGAGGTCGAGTACGCCTCGGTCGAAAGCTCGGGAGGGCGTCTGCGGCTCCTCTGGACGCGTCCGCGGGGCGAAGCGGCGCGCCGTCCGGCTCTCTTCCTGATCCAGGGAGTCGGCACGTTCAGCGTGGAGAACGTTCCGGCGACCACCGGCGGGTACGCCGCGATCATCGACGACTTCACCCGCCGCGGGTACGTCACCCTTCGTGTGGACAAACCGGGGTGCGGGGACAGCGAGGGAGGACCGCTCCAGGATGTCGACTTCGACACGCAGCTGGACGGGTTCCGTCAGGCACTGCGCACGCTCCGCTCCGATCCGCGTGTCGATCCCGACCGCATTCTCATCTTCGGACACAGCATGGGCGGCGTCTGGGGACCGCTTCTCGCGACGGAGATGCCCGTGCACGGCATCGCGGTCTACGGCACGCTCTCGCGCACCTGGCTCGAGTACCTGCTCGAGAACGACCGCCGCCAAACCGCGCTGGCGGGGATCTCACCCGGGGCGGTCGACTCCTCCGTCGCGATCCTCGCGGATGCCCACTACTGGATGAGCCGGAAGGGACTCACGCCGGACCAGGCGATCGAGAAGGACCCTTCGCTGGAAGCGTGGGTCGACAGCACGCTGACGCAGGGGACCTACTTCGCCGGGCTTCATTATCGATTTCTCCACCAGATCTCCGCGAAGAGCCTGGGTGCGGCATGGAGCGCGTTCCCGGGGCACGCGCTCGCGCTGTGGGGCCGCGGCGACTTCGTCTCGAGCGAAGCGGACCACCGCCTGATCGCGAGCCTCGTGAACCAGTCCAATCCCGGCCGCGGGGAGTTCCGCGTCCTCGAGACGAGCGACCACGGCTTCTATCGCAGCGCCTCCGAGAGGGAGAGCTGGGAACGCCAAGGAAGGCCTGGAGAGTTCAATCCCGAGATCGTGGCCGTCCTGAAGGAGTGGTCGGACCGGATCGCGAGCCCGTCCGTCAACTGA
- a CDS encoding YbaK/EbsC family protein, with amino-acid sequence MAINRRLGELIRSRGVRVEVQPHREVFTAQEVAHASHLPRRNMAKVVVLRDGVDHLMVALPASEHVDLETLRSTTGRPGLELAPEEDLRSIFPDCELGAMPPFGHLYGLRMYVDPCLAEHDIWFQAGNHHEIARMAYETYERLSRPYVGGVCLHRKPAHVTVA; translated from the coding sequence ATGGCGATCAATAGACGCCTTGGGGAGCTGATCCGAAGCAGGGGTGTGCGGGTGGAGGTGCAGCCGCATCGTGAAGTCTTCACGGCACAGGAAGTGGCCCACGCCAGTCATCTCCCAAGGCGGAACATGGCGAAAGTCGTGGTGCTGCGGGACGGAGTGGATCACCTGATGGTGGCGCTGCCGGCCAGCGAGCACGTGGACCTGGAGACGTTGAGGAGCACGACGGGCCGGCCCGGTCTGGAGCTGGCACCCGAGGAGGACCTGCGCAGCATCTTCCCGGATTGCGAGCTGGGCGCCATGCCTCCGTTTGGCCACCTGTACGGCCTCAGGATGTACGTGGATCCCTGTCTCGCGGAACACGACATCTGGTTCCAGGCAGGGAATCATCATGAGATCGCGCGGATGGCATACGAGACGTACGAGCGGCTGTCGCGTCCGTACGTCGGCGGAGTCTGCCTCCATCGGAAGCCGGCCCACGTCACCGTTGCATGA